The sequence GTTCGTCGACGTATGATGAACGTCCAAATACTGCTAAAAGGATACAAATAGCCACACTAAAGACCGACAGTCTAAACGCTGGGCGGTTACGATACCATGAGAAAGCCAGAACGACAAGCCCAATAGGAAAACCGACAAGCCCTATAAAAGCTACAGCACCGGAAAAATTGAATCTAGCCTCAATTTCTCTAAGTTCGAGAAAATGGTTCTCATGCCGGAATGCAGCGTTTTTTCCAAGGTAATACATCGCATTTATAGATTCTACAAATATGCTGCATTCGTCAATTCCTTTGATTCTGAATCTGTGGTCTCTATTTTTCGGATACAGCCTTGATGCATCCACAATGTGCTGAATGGATTCCCGCTGATATGGCAATAGAGAACCAATCTGCGGAAGTTGCAAAGTCTCTACGGCTATTGGAGATAGAGCCACCTCAATGAAATCGTCTTTAAACTTATGAACGGTTAATAAGCTTCGCAATCTGATTTGTTTGTCACTCTCGATGAAGAATGAAAAGATCCCCTTGAATGGTAGGTGACCGCGTCCCGATGCTACACGACGAGAGTAGTTTTCACACAAAATTCCTGTTACTAATACTATAGATAAAAATAGCGATCCTCGAATAAGTGGAAACCCCTCATCCATCCTAGCTAATTTTTGTATTGGCCATTCAGGATCGCGGAGTAATGCTGCAACCCATACGATAACAAGGAATATTGCCAAGCCGCCAACAGCTAGTGTTTGCCCTAAAGTTTTCAGTTCAAGGTCCATTCTTTACTCAATTTGATTGTCTGTCACTAGTAATTCAGGCCGCTCATTGGGCTTTGTGTCTTTCATCACGACAAGGAAATATTTCCGAGTCCGAGCGGAATGACTCTCCAAGAGTGAAACCGTCGATTCTTTCGAGAGGCCCTCGCCAGAACTCTACAGAATCCTCGGGCGGCGGATCCCAATCTCCAGAGGGGCCAGAGAACGAGGCGTTGGCAAGATGTAGGAACTGCGGATGAATGCGCTCAAGGCTGCTTGGACTAACGTCCAATGCAATTGCCATCTCTAGCGTTGCCCCCTCGTGAGCTTCATGAATAATGTTTAGAAGCGGGCGCTCCTGTGAAAGAAATATCCCACGCGAAACAACTACACCGCTAATGAACATGCCGCCCACGGTAATCATCAGTCGGAGCCCCAAAGGCGGCCTGCCGTCAGCGTGCCTGGCTTCAACAATATTGATGAGTGTCTCAAGGATCGGATCCGTAGGCATAAATTTATGCAATTGATTTATATTTGTCCGTCCCTAGATTTTCGAGTCCAGCATTCAACTGTGTTGTCCAACGTCGAAGGACACGGCACTCCAGACGGTAGGCGAGGCTTCGACTTCGGGTTGATGTTGGAGCGATCATGAAGGCTCGCACTGGGGATGGGTCATGCGCTCGGGGCGAAATCGCTTCCGGTTGATTGGTTGCGAGCGAGCTTCATGACTACAAACCACATAAATGAAGCAACCAAGGAAGCAATCACTCCAAGTCCAAATCCAATCCAGCGCTCACGCCAGATGCTAGCGCTAGCACGATCCTCTTGAATCTGAAATACGGCTTCAACTACCCTCTTGTCGCTCTCCACAAGTGGCTTCAGCCTATCCCGTTCAGTTTCAAGCTTTGAAATGGTGTCTTGAGTCGCATTCAGGGTTCTTTTCTGGCCGTCGATAAACGAAAGCAGTTGGGTCACATTAGTCTCCATCTCATTCAGACGGTCAACCTGATCCTTATAGCTTGCATTCTCCAATCGGGCAGTTTGTCTCACTTCCTTTTGATGTGCGTCAACCTTAATACCTACGACCACCAAAATCGCAATTGCGGTTAGTGTAGCCGCAGAGGTAACCAAAGGGGTTTTCCTGAAATGCCTTACCCATTCCGTTGCTAGAGCCTCGGTGATAATCTGTGTGCTTCTGCCGATCATATGGGTGAATTTTTCAGGCGAACTCGCTATTCGTAATACATCCGGTTCTTGCCACTATCGTTATCCAGCGATTTCGTCGCCAATCAACGAGTTTTTCAATCTAGCCATGTTCGCTTGCATGTCTATGCGCATCTTCGCTACCCATTCTCTCGGTCTACTCGCCAATGGCGGCATCTCCAACCGCAGAATATGACACCTCATAATTGCAGTCATCTGTCTGCGTGCGACTCTTTAATCGTGCCACCCCCCTTTTTACGCACCCTCCGCAAGGGCTTGCGGACCCATCGCAAGCCCTTGCGGCCCCATCAACTCCTTCGCGACCCCGGCGAGACCGCTCTCGCCGCCACCGCAAGCGCTCTCAGTGCCACCGAGAGTCCTTGCGCTCCCACCGCGAGGAATCGCGGTCCCACCGACCCCTTCTCGACGGCAGCGCCGCTCCTCTCGACGCCATCGCAAGGCCTCTCGCTGGCGCCGCAAACCCTCTGCCACCCTCCACAATCTCTTTCCCGCACCCCATAAACCCTCTCGCCAGCTCCACCGCCTCTCTCCATGCCAGCCCCAATCCTCTCACCCCGAAACTCGCATATCCCAGCGGTATTAGTTGCACTAATTTATGCATGCAAAAAAATTCACCTCGAAGGTTGACGCGCTATTCAACTAGTGGTCAAAATCCCCTCCATTGATCGAGCAAACACGCTCTTCAACATCCAACGTCCAAATCCCTAACTAACTAAAAAAATTATGGCCTCCAGCCCCGTCCCCCAAGCCGATACCCAGCTTCTCCCCTGGCTGCAAAACTTCACCCTCAAACTGACCACCCACGCCGGCGTTCTTGGCTTCGACACCGGCGCGGTCACCAAGGCACAGGAAGATTGTCAGGCGCTCATCTACCTCATCAACACCTACATCCCGCTCCTCAAAAACGGCCTTGAAGAAGCCTATGGCTACAAAGACATGATCAAAAATGGCAGCGGCAGCACCCTCAGCGCTCTTCCCAGCGCCACCGCCATCCCCGCCGCCCCGACGATGCCCTTGCCAGGAGCCCTGCCCCGCTTGCGCAAACTCGTCCAGACCATCAAAAACCATCCTTCCTACACCACCGCCATTGGTCAGGATCTCAACATCATCGTCACCGGCGACAGCGCCGTCTCCATCGCCTCCATTGAGGCCCCCACCCTCGTCCTGCAAAAATCCACGGTCGGCTCCGTCACCTGGCGTTGGAACAAAGACGGCTGGACCGGCATCCTCGTGCAATCCCGCAAACCCGGCGAAGTCGCCTGGACCCAGCTCGGCCAGGACTTGTTTAGCCCCTACGTCGACACCCGCCCCCTCACCACCCCTGACATCCCCGAAGTTCGCGAATACCGCGCCTGCTACCTCGACAAAGAACAACCCACCCAGCAATGGAGCGACGTGCTCATCATCACCGTCCAACCCTGACCACCGACCTTTTCAAACCCTGAGATCGGCATGGAGTTCACCACCCCATGCCGATTTTTCTATTTAACGCCCCGCGCTCTTTATCGCACTTTCACCCGCCAACTCTGCCCCTCCCCGAATTCTATTTATTCGTCCCTTAATGTCTGGTAAGAGACGTCCACAACGAGCGAACTAAAGCGGCTCACCGACCGCTGCCACCACTGCCTGGCTCGCTGTCAATTTCTCGCGTGACATCTGAATGTGATTTCTCAACCCCATTCTCGAATTTTGTATATGCCGACTGCGGGTCGCTTGGATTGACGGGCACGAAGAGCATGCGATTCCAGCTATTGAGTTTCTGCGGATTGAAGTAGATCGTTTCGGTTTTCCCATCCACTTCAGTCCGGATCGAGATTGTGCTCCATGAGTATCCAATTTTGGTTATCACCTTCGTCCCATCAATCCTAATATCATCACTGTCATCGCATCTGGCTGAAAGCACTTTCTGACCATCCGGTAGGCGAGTCACGATCTCCCCATCCCTCACCAGATAGTTCCGCGCCGCTTCCCACGTCGGGTATCCCTCGCTTACCATAAAGCTATATCGCACAAAGACGAGGAAGGCGGCAGGAACGAGAAGCGCCAATCCCAACAGGATGTAGATTACACGTCTCATTTTTTCAACGTTTGAGCGCTAGTGGCTCGGAATGGTTGTCTCAATGTAAACGCTCTGCACGCTGCAATGGTAATACATCAGCGAGAATCGGTAAAGCGCGCTTCGTGGGCGGAATTGTGTCTTGCCGCCGGGGGGGGTGAGCGCGGCACGAGTGACGCCCCCCATCAGCTGCTCATGAAGCCCCAGCCGTCCGGGATGCCTCCAAGTTTGGATGCAACGTCCGCAAGCTGAGCCTCCGTCGTGGTGATGTTGTTGTGCGAGGGGATCATTTCTCGGGTGACTACGACCTGCCAGGGCAATCCCTTTCGACCTCGGTAACGTTCAGGCTCAGAACACTCGCCCTTGGGAAGAAGAGCGGTAAATTGAGCAGCAGAATCACTCGAAGGAAAGATATGACAATAATCCACCGGACGACTCGTGATCAGGTCGCCTGCTCCTTCAGCGATGCCGAACAACACGTCACCATTCTCGTCAGATGGAAACAGTGTCTCACTCCGCCGTCCGTCCAACGAATCAGAGTCCAGTATCGCTCGCACCCGCCAGCCGGGTAGCGGTGGAGCCGCAGCGAGAATCTGAGTGATCACTGTGGAAAGGTCGTAAACTCCCTCTGCGGAAATCGGCAGGTCCTTTTTAATCTTTCTATCCTTTAATCTTACGAGGCCCGAAATTGTTCGGTCCTTCAAATTAGACGCTACTCCATGGACACGTTGAGGTCGACATAGGTTTTGCATCGGTCACAGCTGAGCACCATCGCCTCCTCAGACGCTGGAGAGGGGTTCTCGGGCCGGATCCGACATCGCTTCATTTTATCATGGCATTCAGGGCAGCGCCTTGAGGGCCAAAAATCCCAAACGAACAATGCAATGAACCCTGCGACAGCAAACGCTAGAATCACCAACACCCCCACCGCTCCAATCCGATCACTCTTTTGAAGATCTGCTCCGCAAATGAAAAGTGCGACACTACTTGAAACCAACAAAATCTTACCAACTAGCAATTTGACCCAGAAGTGCTCAAGCTCGCCAACCTTTCGATACTGTGGATCAGGATGCTTCATCATTTTTACCGAATCGCCGCTGCTCCGGCACGAACCACTCGTTGACTATTCCATAACGATTTCCCGCACCATTCTATACACCTTTCCTATTTTGAGCCAAGAGTTTCTCGTAATCTTCGATCTCAAAATCAGTCCCTTGCTCAATCCCCCATGCGCTGGAGAATCGAGAATCATCCCCCGTATCAAGTGTCCAATCGACTAGATTTCCGTGTGCGTCGAAAACATAAGCCGGAGGTCCTGATCGCAAAATAAGCGGCATCCTTACAGGCCCAAAACAAACGTAGAAATCCTCGCCGTTTTTGGTTATCTTCTGCATCGCCTGTGGCTCTGGCATCGACGCACGGTATTGACCGTAAAATGCTATTCCATCCGCGCTGCTTGATCGTGCATGAGGCACCTCACATCCGATCCATGCGCAGAGCCCCAGCAGGAACAAGGTGCTGGGGGCAGCGAGGACTCGCCAGATTTGCTTCATGGTTTCACAAAATGTTTCAATTGCATATTCCCGTTTCAACTTGTCTGCCCATCAATATTACCGTGATCAGTGCAGTTGCTCCATCAGCTGACTCGCCCAAACGCAGGTGAGGGGTGCCGAAAAAATGGTTATAGGTCCAGCCGTCCGTTTCATCCCAACTGGGAAGCAACGTGCTGAGAATCGCCTTCATCATCTTTCTTTGGATCGTTTTCATGGAATTGCACACTGACAGTCTGACCTTTGCAGGCCAATTGGGGTTCTCAATGAAGAGCGTGCAGGATCCCCCTCAAAATTCATTCCCAACAGTTTTAAAGGCAACCGCATTGTTCCGATTTTTCTCTTTCGCCTCTTTCCAGCCCCCTCTGGATTTCTTATCACAAAATTTCCGCCACTCCCAGGGGATCGAT comes from Phragmitibacter flavus and encodes:
- a CDS encoding ribonuclease E inhibitor RraB, with translation MITQILAAAPPLPGWRVRAILDSDSLDGRRSETLFPSDENGDVLFGIAEGAGDLITSRPVDYCHIFPSSDSAAQFTALLPKGECSEPERYRGRKGLPWQVVVTREMIPSHNNITTTEAQLADVASKLGGIPDGWGFMSS